A window from Centropristis striata isolate RG_2023a ecotype Rhode Island chromosome 2, C.striata_1.0, whole genome shotgun sequence encodes these proteins:
- the LOC131989801 gene encoding synaptotagmin-5, with protein sequence MSQYTLGVHLQILLAVGLAVFCYCLVLGCVLCCRRRKSVSSEDKETVFLSPHPAESVTVTLTPSLCTQPVKQQYEELDGDVLEFPFSKSSSSPSEDDLTALPFDHSPTRSAELVQSRSSVPMRRLSTPAVPCPPRKSPRQGRASLPSLTKLSLVSKSRRAMGRRSTVSGESFLYSESSRLTAGAARSPSQQGEPSLSQYGSSSVSSKPAPLLHFSLLFSSACGTLMVNIMGLSGVSRRRTGVFVRASLPPLCPSPQQVASRRRSLSPDLQNQSFVLQVGSVEELRSCTLRLAVYSRDFSGLREAALGVVELPCEQMDWEPDTTTTYTRQLSPTKSKLKKSVSSQETLGRRKSSVCVQKALGQLFILLQYQTLAQRIKVMIRKAENLAKLTRIPGAPDHYVVINLLQDGKVIGTKETKGASGPNPVWNAPFLFDLPVGDITQLPLAFEFIVMQGRLYTKSSILGRVLIGSDASEAGQGHWKEMCSRGQIETARWHTIQSDVL encoded by the exons ATGTCGCAGTACACTCTGGGAG TTCACCTGCAGATCCTGCTGGCTGTGGGTCTGGCTGTGTTCTGCTACTGTCTGGTTCTCGGTTGCGTCCTTTGCTGTCGCAGAAGGAAGAGTGTTTCCTCGGAGGACAAGGAGACAGTTTTCTTGTCTCCTCATCCTGCTGAGAGCGTGACTGTGACGCTGACTCCATCTCTGTGTACCCAGCCTGTCAAGCAGCAGTATGAGGAGCTGGATGGTGACGTTTTGGAATTTCCTTTCTCTAAAAGCAGCTCTTCTCCCTCTGAGGATGACCTCACTGCTCTGCCCTTTGACCACAGCCCTACCAGATCGGCTGAACTGGTGCAATCCAGGTCTTCTGTACCGATGCGGCGCCTCAGCACCCCAGCAGTTCCCTGCCCGCCCCGTAAATCTCCACGTCAGGGCAGAGCCTCTCTGCCTTCCCTCACTAAACTGAGCCTGGTGTCCAAGTCCCGTAGGGCGATGGGTCGGCGTAGCACTGTGAGCGGCGAGAGTTTTCTTTACAGCGAGAGCAGCCGACTGACTGCTGGTGCTGCCAGATCTCccagccagcagggggagccCAGTCTCTCACAGTATGGCTCCAGCTCCGTCTCCTCCAAGCCAGCTCCTCTCCTGCACTTCTCCTTGCTTTTCTCCTCTGCCTGTGGCACCCTGATGGTCAACATCATGGGGCTCTCGGGGGTCAGTCGAAGGCGCACCGGGGTGTTTGTCCGGGCCAGCCTTCCCCCCCTCTGCCCCTCCCCTCAGCAGGTAGCCTCTCGGCGACGCAGCCTCAGCCCAGACCTCCAAAACCAGAGCTTTGTGCTGCAGGTGGGCTCTGTGGAGGAGCTGCGCAGCTGCACCTTGAGACTTGCTGTCTACAGCAGGGACTTCTCAGGCCTGAGAGAGGCTGCGCTGGGGGTGGTGGAGCTGCCCTGTGAGCAGATGGATTGGGAGCCTGATACCACCACCACCTACACCAGGCAGCTCAGCCCAACTAAAAGCAAACTGAAAAAG AGTGTGAGTTCTCAGGAAACATTGGGTCGCAGGAAGAGCTCGGTGTGTGTGCAGAAGGCTTTGGGCCAGCTGTTCATCCTGCTGCAGTACCAGACACTGGCCCAGCGCATCAAGGTGATGATTCGAAAGGCAGAGAATCTGGCCAAGCTCACACGGATCCCAGGAGCTCCAG ACCACTATGTTGTCATCAACTTGCTTCAGGATGGGAAAGTAATTGGTACAAAGGAGACGAAAGGAGCCAGCGGTCCGAACCCCGTCTGGAACGCTCCCTTCCTGTTTGATCTGCCCGTCGGTGACATCACTCAGCTACCGCTGGCCTTCGAGTTTATCGTCATGCAG GGCCGTCTCTACACTAAGAGCAGCATTCTGGGCCGTGTGCTGATTGGCAGCGATGCCTCAGAGGCGGGACAGGGACACTGGAAGGAAATGTGCAGTCGAGGACAAATCGAGACGGCTCGCTGGCACACCATCCAATCAGATGTGCTGTAG